TCGGCGACCGCGCTTCCCGCCGAGGCCAGCCGGCCGGCGTACAGGCAGAAGTCGTGCGGGAGATCGGGGAAGTGCAGGTGCCGCAGACCGGGCGAGCGGGCGGCGGTCAGCTCCGCCCAGGCGATCCCCTCGTCCCGGAGGACGTCGCAGCCGGCGGTCACGATCGAGGTGCCCGGCAGCCGTGCCAGATCGCTCTCCGACAGTCGCATCGGATCGAAGTCCCGGGCGGAGAAGAAGGGTTCGAGGAACGAGAGGAAGGTCCGCATGGCGTCCCGGTCGAGGAAGTGGCCCTCGCCGAAGGCCCGGTAGGACGCCCGCTCGGTCCGCAGGTCGAGGACCGGGTAGAGGAGGACGATCCGCGCGAACGCCCCGGGTGACACCCGCAGGCTCAGATAGAGCGCGAGCAGTCCGCCGACGCTGTCGCCGGCCAGCACCACCGGCCGGCCCGTCGACTCCCCGCACCGGGCGGCGATGTGGTCCGCCAGGCGCTCCACCGCCACCTCGACGGTGTGCTCCGGCGCCTTGGGGTAGTCGAACGCCTCCACGGGCGCCCGCAGGGTGCCCGCCAGCGTGCGTAAGAAGGGCTGGAAGACGTCGGTCGAGTAGTAGACCATCCCGCCGCCGTGGATGTAGACGACCCAGGGGCTGTCCGGGTCCTCCCGCGGGGGCCGGACGGTGACCGAGTGCGGCCCCCGCTCGATCGCGGCGCCGTCCGCCGGGTCGACGGCGCCGCCGAAGCGGGCGATCCAGCGCTCGGCGTTGGC
The Streptomyces roseofulvus genome window above contains:
- a CDS encoding alpha/beta hydrolase fold domain-containing protein, producing MPETETGVATAGTESALHPEFGRLAAARRIMAVRASTGSLTQDRANAERWIARFGGAVDPADGAAIERGPHSVTVRPPREDPDSPWVVYIHGGGMVYYSTDVFQPFLRTLAGTLRAPVEAFDYPKAPEHTVEVAVERLADHIAARCGESTGRPVVLAGDSVGGLLALYLSLRVSPGAFARIVLLYPVLDLRTERASYRAFGEGHFLDRDAMRTFLSFLEPFFSARDFDPMRLSESDLARLPGTSIVTAGCDVLRDEGIAWAELTAARSPGLRHLHFPDLPHDFCLYAGRLASAGSAVAEIARTAFPLPPLDERGRS